Proteins co-encoded in one Scatophagus argus isolate fScaArg1 chromosome 11, fScaArg1.pri, whole genome shotgun sequence genomic window:
- the tra2b gene encoding transformer-2 protein homolog beta isoform X2, with protein MSDNDKGYDERESRSASRSVSPRGSGKSASRSPARSPARSKEGSRHSHSKSRSRSRSKSGSHSHRGSRRHYSRSRSRSRSYRRRSHSRSYSGERRRRSHSRSPMSNRRRHIGNRANPDPNSCLGVFGLSLYTTERDLREVFSKYGPLADVSIVYDQQSRRSRGFAFVYFENKDDAKEAKERANGMELDGRRIRVDFSITKRPHTPTPGIYMGRPTYGGGGPSGPRRYSRDYDRGYDRGYDRGGYDRYDDRDYYRSYRRSPSPYYRGAYRSRSRSRSYSPRRY; from the exons GAGTCTCGCTCTGCCTCCAGGAGTGTGAGTCCACGGGGCTCGGGGAAGTCTGCAAGCCGCTCCCCAGCTCGCTCACCTGCCCGTTCAAAAGAAGGCTCCCGCCACTCCCACTCTAAATCTCGGTCCCGGTCCAGGTCAAAATCTGG GTCCCATTCCCACCGTGGCTCACGCAGGCACTATAGCCGATCTCGCTCCCGCTCGAGGTCTTATCGTCGCCGATCTCACAGCAGGTCCTACAGTGGAGAGCGCCGACGCAGGAGCCATAGCCGCTCGCCCATGTCCAACCGCCGGAGGCACATTGGCAATCGC GCTAATCCAGATCCAAACTCTTGCCTGGGAGTATTTGGCCTGAGCCTGTACACTACAGAGAGAGATCTGAGGGAAGTCTTCTCTAAATATGGCCCCCTGGCAGATGTCTCCATAGTATATGACCAGCAGTCAAGACGCTCCAGGGGCTTCgcttttgtttactttgagAACAAGGACGACGCTAAagag GCAAAGGAACGAGCCAATGGCATGGAGCTGGATGGTCGCAGGATCAGGGTCGACTTCTCCATCACAAAAAGACCTCACACCCCAACACCTGGAATCTATATGGGCCGACCCACATA TGGCGGAGGTGGTCCAAGTGGTCCTAGACGCTATTCACGTGACTACGATCGCGGATACGACCGCGGATACGACAGAGGTGGCTATGATCGATACGATGACAGGGATTACTACAGGTCATACAG GCGATCTCCTTCACCATACTACAGAGGGGCCTACAGGTCTCGGTCCAGGTCGCGGTCCTATTCTCCCC gtCGCTATTGA
- the tra2b gene encoding transformer-2 protein homolog beta isoform X1 — MSDNDKGYDERESRSASRSVSPRGSGKSASRSPARSPARSKEGSRHSHSKSRSRSRSKSGSHSHRGSRRHYSRSRSRSRSYRRRSHSRSYSGERRRRSHSRSPMSNRRRHIGNRANPDPNSCLGVFGLSLYTTERDLREVFSKYGPLADVSIVYDQQSRRSRGFAFVYFENKDDAKEAKERANGMELDGRRIRVDFSITKRPHTPTPGIYMGRPTYGGGGPSGPRRYSRDYDRGYDRGYDRGGYDRYDDRDYYRSYRRRSPSPYYRGAYRSRSRSRSYSPRRY; from the exons GAGTCTCGCTCTGCCTCCAGGAGTGTGAGTCCACGGGGCTCGGGGAAGTCTGCAAGCCGCTCCCCAGCTCGCTCACCTGCCCGTTCAAAAGAAGGCTCCCGCCACTCCCACTCTAAATCTCGGTCCCGGTCCAGGTCAAAATCTGG GTCCCATTCCCACCGTGGCTCACGCAGGCACTATAGCCGATCTCGCTCCCGCTCGAGGTCTTATCGTCGCCGATCTCACAGCAGGTCCTACAGTGGAGAGCGCCGACGCAGGAGCCATAGCCGCTCGCCCATGTCCAACCGCCGGAGGCACATTGGCAATCGC GCTAATCCAGATCCAAACTCTTGCCTGGGAGTATTTGGCCTGAGCCTGTACACTACAGAGAGAGATCTGAGGGAAGTCTTCTCTAAATATGGCCCCCTGGCAGATGTCTCCATAGTATATGACCAGCAGTCAAGACGCTCCAGGGGCTTCgcttttgtttactttgagAACAAGGACGACGCTAAagag GCAAAGGAACGAGCCAATGGCATGGAGCTGGATGGTCGCAGGATCAGGGTCGACTTCTCCATCACAAAAAGACCTCACACCCCAACACCTGGAATCTATATGGGCCGACCCACATA TGGCGGAGGTGGTCCAAGTGGTCCTAGACGCTATTCACGTGACTACGATCGCGGATACGACCGCGGATACGACAGAGGTGGCTATGATCGATACGATGACAGGGATTACTACAGGTCATACAG AAGGCGATCTCCTTCACCATACTACAGAGGGGCCTACAGGTCTCGGTCCAGGTCGCGGTCCTATTCTCCCC gtCGCTATTGA